A window from Chitinispirillum alkaliphilum encodes these proteins:
- a CDS encoding phosphoesterase: protein MRIGIVSDTHRNLSYLNKAVDFLISKHKIASLYHLGDDYDDVSELGDRYLDVVQVPGIYDERYRNGSLPSKQTETVMGLQILLVHSIDKDLTREDVAKSDIILHGHTHKAEIRLDDGKLYVNPGHLKGPFDKNMEPGFGMLSILDREVCVSIFDLDFKETDSMTLIRSESGLYRSS, encoded by the coding sequence ATGAGAATCGGAATCGTAAGTGATACTCATCGCAATCTGTCTTACCTTAATAAGGCAGTTGATTTTCTTATCTCAAAACATAAAATAGCTTCCCTCTATCATCTGGGAGATGACTACGATGATGTCTCTGAGCTGGGCGACAGATATCTCGATGTAGTACAGGTGCCGGGTATATATGATGAACGCTACAGAAACGGTTCTCTGCCTTCAAAGCAGACCGAAACCGTGATGGGTTTACAGATCCTGCTGGTGCACAGCATCGATAAGGATCTGACACGGGAGGATGTAGCCAAATCTGATATTATCCTTCATGGCCACACTCATAAAGCGGAAATTCGCCTCGATGACGGGAAACTGTATGTGAACCCGGGACATCTTAAAGGGCCTTTCGATAAGAATATGGAGCCTGGTTTTGGCATGCTCAGCATTCTGGATCGGGAAGTCTGTGTTTCCATTTTTGATCTCGATTTTAAAGAGACTGATTCCATGACTTTAATCAGATCTGAAAGCGGACTCTATCGCTCATCATAG
- a CDS encoding Transketolase, which produces MDFKTIDRAADNIRILSAAMVERAKSGHPGGAMGGADFINILYTEYLNWDPDDPAWFNRDRFYLDPGHMSPMLYSALTLAGNYSIDEIKNFRQWGSPTPGHPERDIKRGVENTSGPLGQGHAMGLGAAIAERFLVARFGEWMAHKTYAYISDGGIQEEISQGVGRLAGHLGLSNFVMFFDSNEIQLSSCTSEVTSEDTAAKYRAWGWSVITINGNDQHQIREALDKAVSEKQRPTLIIGNTVMGKGAVDEKGNSFECQVATHGMPLSAAGASFEDTVKKLGGDPENPFVIFPEVDQYYKEVLDRKRAYAKSKKEQQAQWEKQNPDLAVKLSSYINDEIPALDWESIEHKADIPSRAASGVVLGEFGKKFDNMIVSSADLSNSDKTDGFLKQSSILKKDDFSGAFLQAGVAEFTMAAVMNGIASHGGVMAVCGTFFAFSDYMKPAVRLAALMGLPVMYVWTHDAFRVGEDGPTHQPIEQELQIRLLEKMANPEGKLSMLVFRPADPAETTIAWKIALENRDRPTALLLSRQKIKDLPSKPGSTRYDDALGVEKGAYTIVECEGKPDLVLVGNGSEVITLVESAAVLAQKGIATRVVSAVCEGLFNEQSQEYRESVIPFSAPVLGLTAGLPLNLKELTGPLGKVIGMERFGASAPFQVLDEKFGYTVENVVNQAQIYLKEYEKNLSRVSSVKQAAGS; this is translated from the coding sequence ATGGATTTCAAAACTATCGACCGTGCCGCGGATAATATTCGTATTCTTTCAGCAGCTATGGTGGAGCGAGCCAAATCAGGTCACCCGGGAGGGGCCATGGGAGGTGCTGATTTTATCAACATTTTGTATACTGAGTATCTCAACTGGGATCCCGATGATCCCGCATGGTTTAACCGTGATCGCTTCTATCTCGATCCGGGGCATATGTCTCCCATGCTCTATTCCGCTCTTACCCTTGCAGGCAACTACTCCATCGATGAAATAAAGAATTTCAGACAGTGGGGGAGTCCTACTCCCGGGCACCCTGAGCGGGATATAAAACGGGGAGTTGAGAATACATCGGGTCCGCTTGGACAGGGGCATGCAATGGGACTTGGTGCCGCGATTGCCGAACGGTTCCTGGTGGCACGTTTCGGCGAATGGATGGCGCACAAGACTTATGCCTACATTTCAGATGGTGGTATTCAGGAGGAGATCTCACAGGGTGTGGGGCGTTTAGCCGGACATCTGGGGCTGAGTAATTTTGTGATGTTTTTTGATTCAAATGAAATTCAGCTTTCAAGCTGCACATCTGAAGTGACCAGTGAGGATACCGCGGCCAAGTACAGGGCCTGGGGATGGAGTGTAATTACAATAAACGGTAACGATCAGCATCAGATAAGAGAAGCTCTCGATAAGGCTGTCTCTGAAAAACAGCGTCCCACACTTATCATTGGTAATACTGTAATGGGTAAGGGAGCGGTGGATGAGAAAGGAAACAGCTTTGAGTGTCAGGTGGCAACTCATGGGATGCCTCTTTCTGCCGCGGGTGCATCATTTGAGGATACCGTAAAAAAACTTGGTGGTGATCCGGAAAATCCGTTTGTGATATTCCCTGAGGTAGATCAGTACTATAAAGAAGTTCTTGACCGGAAAAGAGCTTACGCAAAGAGTAAAAAAGAACAGCAGGCACAGTGGGAAAAGCAAAACCCCGACCTCGCCGTCAAACTCAGTTCTTACATCAATGATGAAATTCCTGCTCTGGATTGGGAAAGTATCGAGCATAAGGCAGACATTCCCAGTCGTGCAGCTTCCGGGGTTGTGCTTGGTGAATTTGGCAAAAAGTTCGACAATATGATTGTCTCTTCCGCAGATCTTTCTAACAGCGATAAAACCGATGGTTTTCTTAAGCAGAGCAGCATTCTTAAAAAGGATGACTTTTCCGGTGCGTTTCTGCAGGCCGGGGTTGCTGAGTTTACTATGGCTGCTGTAATGAACGGTATTGCTTCACACGGTGGTGTTATGGCTGTTTGTGGAACTTTCTTCGCTTTCTCTGATTATATGAAACCCGCAGTGCGTCTTGCTGCTCTGATGGGACTGCCGGTTATGTATGTCTGGACCCATGATGCCTTCAGGGTAGGGGAGGATGGGCCTACACACCAGCCAATCGAACAGGAATTACAGATCAGACTGCTGGAAAAAATGGCTAACCCCGAGGGGAAATTAAGTATGCTGGTTTTTCGTCCCGCTGATCCGGCTGAAACCACTATAGCCTGGAAAATCGCTCTGGAAAACAGGGACAGACCAACTGCGCTTCTGCTCTCAAGGCAAAAAATAAAAGATCTGCCTTCTAAACCTGGATCCACCAGATATGACGATGCTCTGGGGGTAGAGAAGGGGGCCTACACAATAGTCGAGTGTGAGGGAAAACCTGATCTTGTTCTTGTCGGTAACGGCTCCGAAGTTATAACACTTGTGGAAAGTGCTGCAGTCCTGGCCCAAAAGGGGATAGCCACAAGAGTGGTCTCCGCGGTTTGTGAGGGGCTTTTCAATGAACAATCACAAGAGTACAGGGAATCTGTGATCCCTTTCTCTGCTCCGGTACTGGGACTCACCGCCGGACTGCCTTTAAATCTCAAGGAACTGACTGGACCTTTGGGCAAGGTTATTGGCATGGAGAGATTCGGAGCTTCAGCACCTTTTCAGGTTCTTGATGAGAAGTTTGGGTATACGGTCGAAAATGTGGTTAATCAGGCTCAGATATACCTTAAAGAGTATGAAAAAAATCTCAGCAGAGTATCTTCCGTAAAACAGGCCGCAGGGTCTTAA
- a CDS encoding Signal transduction histidine kinase produces MSKDIFYFLIAIILSFLVFLLDILLGPQGYVEWVLYSIPLVVVYNAKRIAYTYLILGLSTVLLYLAMPYSLVYQINPTVSLINRSEGLITFLIFSFIINNLIKARHNLEQSNLSLQSKTEELSYLNKELESFSYSVSHDLRTPLSTIKGFGDIIIEDHANTLDKEVLDYVRVINSEAKKMGQLINDMLRLSRVSRTELNPEELDLTEIITSIVDELRQKQPHKKVTVRIEENLSLIADKNLLQIALSNLLNNAWKYSSKNDKAVIEVGKTEINGKTTYFVRDNGVGFDQRRASELFIPFNRLHSQQEFKGTGVGLSIVSAVIKRHGGEIWAEGKRGKGAVFYFTIPRRL; encoded by the coding sequence GTGTCAAAGGATATTTTCTACTTTTTAATTGCAATAATTTTATCCTTTCTTGTTTTCCTGCTCGATATCTTGTTGGGACCTCAGGGATATGTGGAATGGGTCCTCTACTCTATTCCTCTTGTAGTCGTCTACAACGCTAAACGCATTGCTTATACATACCTGATTCTTGGACTCTCAACCGTACTACTCTACTTAGCCATGCCCTATTCTCTTGTCTACCAGATCAACCCAACCGTATCCCTAATCAACAGGTCTGAAGGTCTGATTACCTTCCTGATTTTCTCTTTTATCATAAATAACCTCATCAAAGCGAGGCATAATTTAGAACAATCAAACTTATCTCTGCAGAGTAAAACAGAAGAACTAAGCTATCTCAACAAGGAGCTTGAGTCTTTCAGCTACTCTGTTTCCCACGATCTGCGCACCCCCCTTTCAACAATAAAAGGGTTTGGCGATATCATAATTGAAGACCATGCAAACACCCTGGATAAAGAGGTTTTGGATTATGTCAGGGTGATTAATTCTGAAGCAAAGAAAATGGGGCAGCTTATAAATGATATGCTTAGATTATCCAGAGTTTCACGTACTGAGCTTAATCCTGAAGAACTCGATTTAACTGAAATCATCACCTCCATTGTAGATGAACTGAGGCAAAAACAACCTCATAAGAAGGTAACCGTTAGAATCGAAGAAAATTTATCCCTCATTGCAGATAAAAACCTGTTACAAATTGCACTCTCCAATCTTTTAAACAATGCCTGGAAATACAGTAGTAAAAACGACAAAGCGGTCATTGAGGTGGGGAAAACCGAAATAAATGGAAAAACAACCTATTTTGTCAGGGACAACGGGGTGGGATTTGACCAAAGGAGAGCTTCTGAGTTGTTTATTCCATTCAATCGCCTCCATTCCCAACAGGAGTTTAAGGGAACGGGAGTGGGATTATCCATAGTGAGTGCGGTAATAAAAAGACATGGTGGTGAGATCTGGGCAGAAGGCAAAAGGGGAAAAGGAGCAGTTTTCTATTTTACAATACCCCGCAGGTTATAA
- a CDS encoding Endo-1,4-beta-glucanase — protein sequence MVKTLGMILFLVFMFSYCNTNITSNEHTDINESDLLIHNFDQKLPEGFHLFTHSDQNDNGGSVVNYAESIINGKTVGKVEYVLDKKEYQWDPYVTLSLRPNTPLYDASEFDGIMYRYKGDAHVFIAETDLVTDWAHHEFKVPSSSDWKTVQISFNRDLNQPNWGKQIPFPPKRISGFAWRVNGKTGDSGSFMVEYFYLKKQIPFTPRNDMKILEPEIPDLIEVSTKSITNPLHEKAKRYLTKGVNLTNWLEVDVPFTGEYVYDGARIDKFASQGFKGIRLPIDLDKWVINRDDVIAGTEPFTLDSTLFEIIDSLLLWTNRNNMSLTIDYHQYDGSLNRNTVIDPGYRAMAANCWKAVAYFCATIDRDDIFFELTNEPGIYDDVPNDQWRILAQEMLDSIRKVNTRHTVIYGESRWYDIEVLVQNTPFAPDDGNIIYAFHFYEPFIFTHQGASWAEGLEHSKNTHFPYSKDSWSTELSHFGISDAAPQWVKSQFQEYYRHGNKNAMMNKIIPAKNWAIEHNVAIICNEFGAYQVQADQNSLVNYFTAIIDIFSELDIPWAVWFGTFDNNNDLLPGMEQALRLK from the coding sequence ATGGTTAAAACTCTTGGAATGATTTTATTTCTTGTATTTATGTTTTCTTATTGCAACACTAACATAACTTCAAATGAACATACCGATATAAATGAAAGTGATCTTCTGATCCATAACTTCGATCAGAAACTACCAGAAGGCTTTCACCTGTTCACACATAGTGATCAAAATGATAACGGAGGGTCTGTTGTAAATTATGCGGAGTCTATCATAAATGGCAAAACTGTTGGTAAAGTAGAGTATGTGCTTGATAAGAAAGAGTATCAATGGGACCCATACGTTACTTTATCACTTCGACCTAACACACCTTTGTATGACGCCTCAGAATTTGATGGGATTATGTACAGATATAAAGGTGATGCCCATGTTTTTATCGCCGAAACAGATCTGGTTACCGATTGGGCCCATCATGAATTCAAAGTACCTTCCTCTTCAGACTGGAAAACTGTCCAAATTAGCTTTAACAGAGATCTCAATCAACCTAACTGGGGAAAACAGATACCCTTTCCCCCCAAAAGGATTAGTGGATTTGCCTGGCGTGTGAACGGTAAGACTGGAGATTCAGGATCCTTTATGGTGGAGTATTTTTATTTGAAAAAACAGATCCCTTTCACTCCCCGCAATGACATGAAAATACTTGAACCTGAGATTCCAGATTTGATCGAAGTTTCAACCAAGTCTATCACAAATCCCCTTCACGAAAAAGCGAAACGTTATCTTACCAAAGGTGTAAACCTCACTAACTGGCTTGAAGTGGATGTGCCGTTTACCGGAGAATATGTCTACGATGGTGCACGAATAGATAAATTCGCATCTCAGGGTTTTAAAGGAATCCGCCTCCCAATTGATCTTGATAAGTGGGTAATCAATCGTGATGATGTTATAGCAGGGACGGAGCCGTTCACCCTTGATTCTACACTTTTTGAAATTATAGATTCTCTTCTGTTGTGGACTAATCGTAATAATATGTCTCTCACTATAGACTATCATCAATATGACGGAAGCCTAAACAGAAATACAGTTATAGATCCCGGATATCGGGCCATGGCAGCTAATTGCTGGAAAGCAGTTGCTTACTTCTGCGCAACTATTGACCGGGATGATATTTTCTTTGAACTTACCAATGAACCCGGAATTTATGACGATGTACCCAATGATCAATGGCGAATTCTTGCACAGGAGATGCTTGATTCCATTCGGAAAGTAAATACCCGGCATACCGTTATTTATGGTGAATCACGCTGGTATGATATCGAAGTTCTGGTCCAAAACACTCCATTTGCTCCGGATGACGGCAACATTATCTATGCGTTCCATTTCTATGAACCATTCATATTCACTCATCAGGGGGCAAGTTGGGCTGAGGGATTAGAACATTCGAAAAATACGCATTTCCCATACAGTAAAGATTCATGGTCGACTGAGTTATCTCATTTTGGAATCAGTGATGCAGCTCCTCAGTGGGTGAAAAGTCAATTTCAGGAGTATTATAGGCATGGAAACAAAAATGCAATGATGAATAAGATTATTCCTGCAAAAAACTGGGCGATCGAACATAATGTTGCCATAATCTGTAATGAATTTGGCGCTTATCAGGTACAGGCTGATCAGAATTCGCTTGTTAATTATTTCACTGCGATAATTGATATTTTTTCTGAGCTTGATATTCCATGGGCCGTTTGGTTTGGAACTTTTGATAACAATAATGATCTGCTCCCTGGCATGGAGCAAGCCCTTAGACTTAAGTAA
- a CDS encoding Metal-dependent hydrolase, which translates to MGRLIDLSHKIENGMPVHCFDNKMNLYLDKTIKTHKYNNSRLEIGMHTGTHIDISSHLIRDNKTISEIDLNNFTGPGKIFDVRGKRTIKRCDFQEDIICSNDIIIFCTGHSSCYYQENYFTQYPIFETEVIDLLIEKKVKILGIDSPSPDRFPFEEHIKLFKNGILILENLTNLEKILNIKVFDIFVFPLKIHAEASLVRAIAKIY; encoded by the coding sequence ATGGGTAGATTAATTGATCTTAGTCATAAAATTGAAAATGGAATGCCCGTGCATTGCTTTGATAACAAAATGAATTTGTATTTGGATAAAACTATAAAAACTCACAAGTATAATAACTCTCGTCTAGAAATTGGGATGCATACAGGTACTCACATTGATATTTCAAGTCATTTGATTCGTGATAATAAGACAATATCTGAAATTGACTTAAATAATTTTACCGGACCTGGAAAAATATTTGATGTCAGGGGAAAAAGAACGATTAAGAGGTGTGATTTTCAAGAAGATATTATTTGTAGTAATGATATAATTATATTTTGCACCGGACATAGTAGTTGTTACTATCAAGAAAACTATTTCACCCAATATCCGATTTTCGAAACAGAAGTTATCGATTTGTTAATTGAAAAAAAAGTCAAAATATTAGGAATTGATTCACCATCCCCTGATAGATTCCCGTTTGAAGAGCATATTAAGTTATTTAAGAACGGTATTTTAATACTTGAAAACCTTACCAATCTTGAAAAAATTCTAAACATTAAAGTATTTGACATTTTTGTGTTCCCATTAAAAATTCATGCTGAAGCATCTTTAGTAAGGGCAATTGCTAAAATATATTAA
- a CDS encoding Acetyltransferase, GNAT family, potentially associated with YqeK, with product MDVIQDYKDNEPLRKSFDNLAKLVFDISFEQWYQKGFGNNSYKCHSIIHDGNVISNVSTTEMNLVMNGETKRAIQIGTVMTHPRYRNQGLSDKLMKMVIEQYGNKVDFFYLFPNESVMNFYPRYGFKKYHDVYYSVKVSTNKNAQTSLVQVNTGDGYELERLYNAVLSRKQISSKFDTNGCESIYMWHSMCDLCNCIYRISETDDYLVYFENDKSIELYDVISKNEYSIKNILQILGLDGEKTINLHFFPDELKEEGWEIKEHKNEDMFFKGAIPASSFSHQIMAHT from the coding sequence ATGGATGTCATACAAGATTACAAAGATAATGAACCACTTCGAAAAAGTTTTGACAACCTGGCCAAGCTTGTCTTTGACATCAGTTTTGAACAATGGTATCAAAAAGGATTTGGGAATAACAGTTACAAGTGCCATTCAATAATTCACGACGGCAATGTGATATCAAATGTTTCGACCACAGAAATGAATTTGGTAATGAATGGAGAGACTAAAAGAGCCATACAAATTGGTACTGTAATGACGCATCCGCGCTATCGTAATCAAGGATTGTCAGACAAGCTCATGAAAATGGTTATTGAACAATATGGTAATAAAGTCGATTTCTTCTATCTGTTTCCAAATGAGTCTGTCATGAATTTCTATCCGAGGTACGGTTTCAAAAAGTATCACGATGTGTATTACTCTGTGAAAGTATCAACAAATAAAAATGCTCAAACATCTTTAGTCCAGGTCAATACTGGTGACGGTTATGAGCTGGAAAGATTATATAATGCAGTACTGTCCAGAAAGCAAATTTCAAGTAAGTTCGACACTAATGGATGTGAGTCTATTTACATGTGGCATAGCATGTGTGACCTCTGCAATTGTATATATCGCATTTCTGAAACAGATGACTACCTGGTGTACTTCGAGAATGACAAAAGTATTGAACTGTATGATGTTATCTCAAAAAATGAATACTCAATCAAAAATATTTTACAAATATTGGGATTAGATGGAGAAAAAACTATTAACCTACATTTTTTTCCTGATGAGTTGAAAGAAGAAGGCTGGGAAATTAAAGAGCATAAAAATGAAGATATGTTTTTCAAAGGAGCAATACCCGCTTCGAGTTTTTCTCATCAGATAATGGCACATACATGA